In the Leptospira barantonii genome, CCTTATCGAGTAAGAATTCAGTTAGATAGGATCCATCTTGTCCGGTGATCCCGGTTATGAGCGCTTTTTTCATCTTCAGACCAGGAAAACCCAAAAACCGGATCTGGCAAGAAAGTTTAGAGGCGGATTCTCCCGTTTACGCGCGCCGGATGGCTTCCAACGCGCGAGTCGACGCTCAATTTTCAAGGCTAAACCGCGTTGTGAACCCAGTCCTTTTTTCGAAATCGAATGAAAAACACGGTCGCGAGCACGACCACCCAGGCCACGATCCCGGACCACAATCCGGTGGAACCCATTTTCAAATAAATTCCCATAAAATAAGCCGAAGGTAAAAACACAAGATACGAAGCCGCGGTATAAGCGCGGAACACAAAATCCTGAAGACCCGCGCCTCGAAGAGCACAAGCGATCACCATATGATACGCGTCTATGATCTGAATCACTCCTAAGATGACCAAGGGAGAATAGGCTTCCTCGATCAGATCGGAATCGGTCGTATAAAAGGACAACATCTCTTTCCCCAAAAAGATGAACACTAGTCCCATACTTCCCATCACACAAGCGGCAAAGAATGCGGATCGAAACGCGCCGTGATACGCAAGTTTCGGCTTACCCGCTCCCAACGCTTGTCCTAAAATCGTGGTCGCCGCGATTCCAAACGCGTAACCCGGTAAAAAGGAAAGACTCAACGTGCTGAACAACATATTCGTAACCGCGACCGCCGTAGTTCCGACCACGGTTGCGAATTCGATAAAGATCATAAAGGAAATGTTATTGAGAAGTTCCGCAAGCGCGGGAGTTGTACTCGCCTTTAAAATTTCTCGAAAATGTTCCCAACTAAAACCCCAAGAGATATGTTTAAAATATTTTCCCAAGTTTTTGGAATAGAAGTAAAAAGGAAACGCAAACAAACCCGCGGCGCCCGCCAAAGAAGACGCGATCGCGGCTCCGGTAACTCCCATCGCTTCGAAACCGAGATTCCCATAAATCAAAACCCAGTTTAAGAATATATTCGCAAAACATGTTATGATCATGGACGCAAGACCCGCGGTCGTGATTCCAAGTCCGTCCGTAAACGCTCTTGAGGTAAAAAGCAAAAAGAAGAATACGGTTCCGAGAAAACGATAAAACAAATAACTGCTGGAAAGATCCCGAACAAGGTCGTCCTTGTTGAGAAGATTCATCAGCCAATCGCTGATCGCCGCTCCGCCGAAAGACAAAATACTACCGAATACGATCACGAAATACAACGTGGTGATCGCG is a window encoding:
- a CDS encoding MATE family efflux transporter is translated as MRTLHHLAHTFYRNIRPSLLNSKILKLAVPVVFGMLSQTVVWVTDTMMVGRLGKISIAAIGIGGIAHFTVLAFLMGFSMGIQVIIARRFGEKNDSEIGKIAITTLYFVIVFGSILSFGGAAISDWLMNLLNKDDLVRDLSSSYLFYRFLGTVFFFLLFTSRAFTDGLGITTAGLASMIITCFANIFLNWVLIYGNLGFEAMGVTGAAIASSLAGAAGLFAFPFYFYSKNLGKYFKHISWGFSWEHFREILKASTTPALAELLNNISFMIFIEFATVVGTTAVAVTNMLFSTLSLSFLPGYAFGIAATTILGQALGAGKPKLAYHGAFRSAFFAACVMGSMGLVFIFLGKEMLSFYTTDSDLIEEAYSPLVILGVIQIIDAYHMVIACALRGAGLQDFVFRAYTAASYLVFLPSAYFMGIYLKMGSTGLWSGIVAWVVVLATVFFIRFRKKDWVHNAV